In Desulfobaccales bacterium, a genomic segment contains:
- a CDS encoding GvpL/GvpF family gas vesicle protein, translating into MSLGIYLFCLTPAVPRPEIAGTGIDGEYPLFIEVIGEVAAVLAEVNIEDFSGPEAQGKMEDLKWVAPRALRHEEVVLTVMEQGPVLPVRFGTVFSSIEAAAEPLRQRQDVLMKLFQDTIDKNEWTLKGYVDRPQARARMTVARLAAEKEQLAGLSPGKRYFLEQKIKGAVDKDVAAWLKEMGRDILSVVKKMSVGFSECRLQSRDVTGRDEEMFFHGALLVPDGSMADLQRLLSDWNAAYQDAGLLLELSGPWPPYHFAPVL; encoded by the coding sequence ATGAGCCTGGGGATCTATCTTTTTTGCCTGACTCCGGCCGTACCCCGTCCGGAGATCGCCGGGACAGGGATCGACGGGGAATATCCCCTTTTTATCGAGGTCATCGGGGAGGTCGCCGCCGTCCTTGCAGAGGTTAATATCGAGGACTTCTCCGGTCCCGAGGCCCAGGGAAAAATGGAAGATCTGAAGTGGGTGGCGCCCCGGGCGCTCCGTCATGAAGAGGTCGTCCTGACCGTGATGGAGCAGGGTCCGGTGCTGCCCGTTCGTTTCGGCACGGTCTTTTCTTCAATAGAAGCCGCGGCGGAACCACTGAGGCAGCGCCAGGACGTCTTGATGAAGCTTTTCCAGGATACAATCGATAAAAATGAATGGACTCTCAAGGGATATGTGGATCGGCCCCAGGCCCGGGCGCGAATGACGGTGGCCCGCCTGGCGGCGGAAAAGGAACAATTGGCAGGGCTTTCTCCCGGTAAACGCTATTTTTTAGAGCAGAAAATCAAAGGAGCCGTGGACAAGGATGTGGCAGCCTGGCTGAAAGAGATGGGGCGAGATATCTTAAGCGTCGTGAAGAAGATGTCCGTGGGGTTCAGTGAATGTCGTCTCCAGTCGCGGGATGTCACGGGAAGGGACGAGGAGATGTTTTTCCACGGCGCCCTGCTCGTTCCCGACGGGTCCATGGCGGACCTGCAGCGCCTGCTTTCCGACTGGAACGCCGCTTATCAAGACGCAGGACTTTTGCTTGAGCTTTCCGGTCCCTGGCCGCCCTATCATTTCGCCCCGGTTTTGTAG